The Ochotona princeps isolate mOchPri1 chromosome 1, mOchPri1.hap1, whole genome shotgun sequence genome has a segment encoding these proteins:
- the SPDEF gene encoding SAM pointed domain-containing Ets transcription factor → MGSTSPGLSSLAPGRLLLPPNDTVLRTGLEKVAAGAGVEPGASERRDWSPSPPATPEQGLSTFYLSYFDMLCPDDSSWVAKAPGASSREESPEEPEQCPVIDSQAPGGGLDLVPGGLNLEEHSLEQVQSMVVGEVLKDIETACKLLNITADPVDWSPSNVQKWLLWTEHQYRLPPVGKAFQELGGKELCAMSEEQFRQRSPLGGDVLHAHLDIWKSAAWMQERTSPGTMHYCASTSKESWTDGEVDSSCSGQPIHLWQFLRELLLKPHSYGRCIRWLNKDKGIFKIEDSAQVARLWGIRKNRPAMNYDKLSRSIRQYYKKGIIRKPDISQRLVYQFVHPV, encoded by the exons ATGGGCAGCACCAGCCCTGGCCTGAGCAGCCTGGCCCCTGGCCGCCTCCTGCTGCCCCCCAATGACACTGTGCTACGAACAGGCCTGGAGAAGGTGGCagcaggagcaggggtggagcCCGGAGCGTCAGAGAGGCGAGACTGGAGCCCCAGCCCACCTGCCACACCCGAGCAAGGCCTGTCCACCTTCTACCTCTCCTACTTTGACATGTTGTGCCCTGATGACAGCAGCTGGGTGGCCAAAgctcctggagccagcagccGAGAAGAGTCGCCTGAGGAGCCTGAGCAGTGCCCAGTCATTGACAGTCAGGCCCCAGGGGGCGGCCTGGACTTGGTGCCTGGCGGGCTGAACTTGGAAGAGCACTCGCTAGAACAGGTGCAGTCCATGGTAGTGGGCGAGGTGCTCAAGGACATTGAGACAGCCTGCAAGCTGCTCAACATCACGGCAG ACCCTGTGGACTGGAGCCCTAGCAACGTGCAGAAGTGGCTCCTGTGGACCGAGCACCAGTACCGGCTGCCACCCGTGGGCAAGGCCTTccaggagctgggtggcaagGAGCTGTGCGCCATGTCAGAGGAGCAGTTCCGCCAGCGCTCACCCCTGGGTGGGGACGTGCTACATGCCCACCTGGACATCTGGAAGTCAG CGGCTTGGATGCAAGAGAGGACCTCCCCCGGGACAATGCACTATTGTG CCTCGACCAGCAAGGAGAGCTGGACAGACGGCGAGGTGGATTCCTCCTGCTCTGGGCAGCCCATCCACCTGTGGCAGTTCCTCCGGGAGCTGCTGCTCAAGCCGCACAGCTATGGCCGCTGCATCCGGTGGCTCAACAAGGACAAAG GCATCTTCAAAATTGAGGACTCTGCCCAGGTGGCCCGACTGTGGGGCATCCGCAAGAACCGCCCGGCCATGAACTACGACAAGCTGAGCCGCTCCATCCGCCAGTATTACAAGAAGGGCATTATCCGGAAGCCTGACATCTCCCAGCGCCTCGTCTACCAGTTTGTGCACCCGGTCTGA